Sequence from the Methanobrevibacter arboriphilus genome:
CTTGAAAATATTCCGGACCTTGAAGAAACTCATTACATAGTTGATAATGTTAATCTCACACGCAAAGATGTATCTAATGAAAAAAATCCAGAAAAAATCATGAAAAATGCTAAAACCGATAAAGATGGTCATTTACTAGTTAAAAAAGCTGAATGGATTAATTAGATATAACATTAATTATTATGATAATGGTTAATTATAATTAATTCTATGCTACTATTAATTATAAATTTAATAATTTAATTATAGACTAATATTAATTAAAAGGCTATTATTAATTAATAGAATATAATAGTAAAATAGTAAATATTATTATAATATAATAATATATTATTATCAAAAATATAATTAAATATTAACTATTTTGATAGGTTTAATTGGTTTAAAACTTAAGATTTTATATATAATCCAATATATTTCAATCATTTGAATAAAATCTTTATCAATAATCTATTTTTATTAAATTGTTATTTTATATTTTTAAATTATCAATATTTTTAATTAAATTTTTTAAATATCTATAAACAGATTATATATAAATAGAGTATAATACTTAGAATTTATAAATATAGTATAATACTTTATAAATTTAGATATTCATTACTTTATAAAATTATTCATATAAATTATATTCATTTATTAAGTATTATTATATTATATTTATTAAATATTATTATATTTATTTGTTAAATATTATTATTTATTAAATATTAATTGTATAAATTATAGAAACATTGTTTTTAAAGGTGATAAAATGAAAATGAACTTAGTTCTAGAACTTCAAGATGTTCCAGGGCAACTTTTATCAGTACTTGAGCCAATTAGTACTCTTGGCACAAATTTAGTAACTGTTATTCACCAAAGGGATTTTAAAAATGAAAGAGGAATGATTCCTGTTCAGATAACAATTGAAGGTGAAAGAGGAAATCTTAAACAAGTTATAGAGAAATTAAAAGAAATGAATATAACTATTCTTGAATTAGATGGAGTAGTTGTAAAAGAAAAACTCAGTACTATCTTAATTGGTCATGTTATTGATACTGATATTAAAGACACAATGGATAAGATTAATGCTCTTGAAGGAGTATCAGTTGTTGGTCTTGATGTTAAACTTGAAGAAGAATTAGAATCTTCTGCTATGATTATTGTTGAATCTGATGCTGGTAAAAAAGCTATTGTTCTCAATAAAATTCAAGATATTGCTGATGATAAAGGTCTTTTAGTTGTAAATGAAGTATAAGCATACCATATGTTATAATACTTAATAATAAGATACTTAATTAATATATTAAAATAAGATACTTTATGAAATCATATGTTTTAGAAATTAATATTTTTTTAAAAATGTTTTTTAAACTTTTAGAGGAAGAAAAATGAAAGATTTAAAAATAATTTTAATGGGATTTGGTGCTGTTGGTAAAGGAGTGGCTGAAGCAATATCCATTAAAAAAGATAATATTAAGGATAAATTTGACGTTAACCTTAAGTTAGTAGCTGTTGCTGATTCATCTTCTTCAGCTATTTCAGGTGATGGATTAGATGAAAAAATCTTAATTGAAACAAAGGAAAAAGAAGGAACACTATCTAAATATCCTGACTTTGGTTGTGATGTTAATGGTTTAGATGTTTTAAATCAGGTTGATTATGATTTATTAGTTGAAGCTACTCCCACTAATATTGATGATGGTGAACCTGCAAAATCATTAACTATTAAAGCTTTTGAGTCAGGAAAAGACGTTGTAACATCAAATAAAGGTCATTTAGCTTTGTTCTTTTCTGAAATGATAGATATTGCAGATAAAAATAATGTTGAATTTAAGTATGAAGCTTCTGTTGGAGGAGCTATGCCTATTATAAATTTTGCTGAAGAAACTTTACCTAGTTCAAATATTTCTTCGATTATTGGAATTTTAAATGGAACAACTAATTATATTCTTTCAAGAATGACTACTGAAGGATCATCCTATAAAAATACTCTTGAAGAGTCTCAACAATTAGGAATAGCTGAAACTGATCCAACTCAAGATGTTGAAGGTATCGATGCAGCATGTAAAACAGTAATTTTAGCTAATTCTATTTTTAAAGTTCCAGCTACTTATTCTGATGTTAAAGTAGAAGGAATTTCAAAGATTACTTCTGAAGCTATTGAATTAGCTAAAAAAGAAGGTTATCTTATTAAGCTAATAGCTGAAGTATCTAAAGATAGTCTCAGTGTATCCCCTAGGCTTGTCAAAAATAACAGTCCTTATGCTATTGAAGGTACTTTAAATATGGCTACAATAAGAACTGACCTTGCAGATGAAGTTACTGTCGTAGGAAAAGGTGCAGGATCTATTGAAACAGCTTCTGCTATGCTTACAGATATTATTAATATAATTAAAAAGAAATATTAGTTAAAAAATTATATAACTAAAATCTAAAATGTAAGTTATATAGCTATAAGTTATATTAAATATAAGTCATATAACTAAAAAATTATACAAAAAATTTAATAATTATTTATTATTCACAGGAATTAATATGAAATATGTAATTTTAATAGGGGATGGGATGTCTGATTATCCTATATCTGAGTTAAAAGATAAAACTCCTCTAGAAGTAGCTAATAAGCCTAATATTGATGAATTGACTAGTAAAGGAAGGGCTGGTCAATTAAATACAGTTCCAAAAAACTTTGAACCTGGTTCTGATGTAGCGAATATGAGTATTTTTGGTTATAATCCTCAAAAATATTATACTGGTAGAGGTCCTCTTGAAGCAGGTAGTATGGGTATTGAAACTAGTGGAGAAGAAGTTATTTTTCGTTGTAATTTAATAACTGAAAAAAATGGTAAAATTGATGATTTTAATGCTGGTCATATAACTTCTAAAGAAGCCGCTATCCTTATAGATGATTTAAACAAGGAATTTTTAAAAAATCCAGTCATTGATAAATTTGGAGATGGAAAATTCTATTCTGGAATAAGTTATAGGCATTTGTTTGTTAAAAATGGTTCAAAGCTTTCTGATTTAAAAACTACTCCTCCTCATGATATTGTTGGTCAAAATATTGATGATTTTACAAACTGGAATTCTGATGAATTTTTAAATATAAAAAATATAATGTTATATTCAAAAGAAGTTTTAGAGAACCATCCTATTAATCAAGAAAGAATTGCTAATAATAAAAAGCCTGCTAATATGGTTTGGTTATGGGGTCAAGGATTAAAACCTTCAATGCCGAAATTTCGAGATATTTTTGGATTAAATGGTTCTGTCATTACTGGTGTGGATTTATTAAAGGGTATTGGAGTTTTCGCAGGGTTAAATAATATTGATGTTCCTGGAGCTACTGGCTATTTTGACACTGATTATAAGGCTAAAGGTAGATATGCTTCTGATGCTTTAGAAAATAATGATTTTTTATTTGTTCATGTTGAAGCACCTGATGAAGCAGGTCATGCTGGAAGC
This genomic interval carries:
- the gatC gene encoding Asp-tRNA(Asn) amidotransferase subunit GatC; its protein translation is MKIEKDAEKILKDFSKTLENIPDLEETHYIVDNVNLTRKDVSNEKNPEKIMKNAKTDKDGHLLVKKAEWIN
- a CDS encoding amino acid-binding protein, which gives rise to MKMNLVLELQDVPGQLLSVLEPISTLGTNLVTVIHQRDFKNERGMIPVQITIEGERGNLKQVIEKLKEMNITILELDGVVVKEKLSTILIGHVIDTDIKDTMDKINALEGVSVVGLDVKLEEELESSAMIIVESDAGKKAIVLNKIQDIADDKGLLVVNEV
- a CDS encoding homoserine dehydrogenase encodes the protein MKDLKIILMGFGAVGKGVAEAISIKKDNIKDKFDVNLKLVAVADSSSSAISGDGLDEKILIETKEKEGTLSKYPDFGCDVNGLDVLNQVDYDLLVEATPTNIDDGEPAKSLTIKAFESGKDVVTSNKGHLALFFSEMIDIADKNNVEFKYEASVGGAMPIINFAEETLPSSNISSIIGILNGTTNYILSRMTTEGSSYKNTLEESQQLGIAETDPTQDVEGIDAACKTVILANSIFKVPATYSDVKVEGISKITSEAIELAKKEGYLIKLIAEVSKDSLSVSPRLVKNNSPYAIEGTLNMATIRTDLADEVTVVGKGAGSIETASAMLTDIINIIKKKY
- a CDS encoding cofactor-independent phosphoglycerate mutase produces the protein MKYVILIGDGMSDYPISELKDKTPLEVANKPNIDELTSKGRAGQLNTVPKNFEPGSDVANMSIFGYNPQKYYTGRGPLEAGSMGIETSGEEVIFRCNLITEKNGKIDDFNAGHITSKEAAILIDDLNKEFLKNPVIDKFGDGKFYSGISYRHLFVKNGSKLSDLKTTPPHDIVGQNIDDFTNWNSDEFLNIKNIMLYSKEVLENHPINQERIANNKKPANMVWLWGQGLKPSMPKFRDIFGLNGSVITGVDLLKGIGVFAGLNNIDVPGATGYFDTDYKAKGRYASDALENNDFLFVHVEAPDEAGHAGSIEEKIKAIERIDKHVLGQIMNNITDYENYKIAILPDHATPIDIRTHTRDPVPLAIYSSFEEDFSDNVKVYTEKSVIDGSLGIDKAYNLVSRMII